In the genome of Dermacentor silvarum isolate Dsil-2018 chromosome 1, BIME_Dsil_1.4, whole genome shotgun sequence, one region contains:
- the LOC119458930 gene encoding profilin, which translates to MSWQAYVDNQICAQVQCTVAAIAGLADGAIWAKYEKDANVKVTQQELKNIADTMRTKPSNFNENGIYVAGIKYVCLSAENTLVRGRKGSSAMIAVATKTCLLVAATVDGFPPGQLNTVVEKLGDYLRSNGY; encoded by the coding sequence ATGTCGTGGCAGGCATACGTTGACAACCAGATCTGCGCCCAGGTCCAGTGCACCGTAGCTGCCATTGCTGGTCTGGCGGACGGTGCAATTTGGGCCAAGTACGAAAAGGACGCCAACGTCAAGGTTACGCAGCAGGAGTTGAAGAACATCGCTGATACGATGCGGACGAAACCAAGCAACTTCAACGAGAACGGCATTTACGTGGCTGGTATCAAGTACGTCTGCTTGTCGGCCGAGAACACCCTGGTGCGAGGCCGCAAGGGCAGCTCCGCCATGATCGCAGTGGCAACCAAGACTTGCCTTCTGGTCGCCGCTACCGTGGACGGCTTCCCCCCCGGCCAGCTCAACACGGTCGTCGAGAAGCTGGGCGACTACCTCAGGTCCAACGGCTACTAG